A DNA window from Phoenix dactylifera cultivar Barhee BC4 chromosome 13, palm_55x_up_171113_PBpolish2nd_filt_p, whole genome shotgun sequence contains the following coding sequences:
- the LOC103714685 gene encoding DNA repair protein recA homolog 2, mitochondrial, whose amino-acid sequence MRALRPLSLSSSLLRAVCSAGAGGRPSGGPSSLRALFQNGGGQVLSFSRIKGRFLSSTVETLLEYERDQPFDDRKVIEKDSTLNLALSQLAADFDVESNLSLSRFFRTRYTHVISTGSLKLDLALGIGGLPKGRMIEIYGREASGKTTLALHIVKEAQKLGGYCAYLDVENALDPSLAEAMGVNTENLLISHPSCAEDSLSIVNTLVNSGSVDVVVVDSVAALVPKCELDGLMDINSQEVQSRFMTQARFMTQALRKIQYSLSRSQTLVVFINQVRTNLRSNHSFGERNEVTCGGNALKFYAAVRLRIARHGLLHTEDKITGIGILVQVMKNKLAPAMKQASLDLGFGRGICYEAEVLEMASKHGLVLREGNGYWIEGEFLKDRQEAELFLEKNNAVVDEFVHTLRSRLFRIAA is encoded by the exons ATGAGAGCCCTGAGGCCTCTCTCGCTCTCCTCCTCGCTTCTGCGAGCGGTTTGCTCTGCCGGCGCCGGAGGACGGCCTTCGGGTGGTCCCTCTTCTCTCCGCGCTCTTTTCCAG AATGGAGGAGGCCAGGTTTTATCTTTTTCGAGGATAAAGGGTCGTTTCCTATCATCAACAG TTGAGACACTGTTGGAGTATGAAAGAGATCAACCTTTTGATGATCGAAAAGTGATTGAGAAAGACTCAACACTTAATCTTGCTCTCTCTCAGCTTGCAGCGGATTTTGATGTAGAATccaatttatctttgagtcggTTCTTTCGTACAAGGTACACACATGTGATCTCTACAGGCTCTCTGAAGCTTGATCTGGCTCTTGGGATTGGAGGGCTGCCAAAG GGGAGAATGATTGAAATTTATGGAAGAGAGGCATCTGGGAAAACAACACTTGCACTTCATATTGTGAAGGAAgctcaaaagcttggag GATATTGTGCTTATCTTGATGTAGAGAATGCTTTGGATCCGTCTCTTGCAGAAGCAATGGGTGTAAACACAGAAAATCTTCTTATTTCACATCCTAGTTGTGCTGAAGATTCCTTGAGCATAGTGAATACTTTAGTTAATAGTGGATCAGTTGATGTGGTGGTTGTGGATAGT GTGGCAGCCCTTGTTCCCAAATGTGAACTTGATGGCTTGATGGATATCAATTCTCAAGAAGTACAATCACGATTCATGACCCAAGCACGATTCATGACCCAAGCACTTAGAAAAATTCAGTACTCACTAAGCCGGTCCCAAACTCTTGTTGTTTTTATTAATCAG gttagaacaaatttaagatCAAATCATAGCTTTGGAGAGAGGAACGAGGTAACTTGTGGTGGAAATGCCTTAAAATTCTATGCAGCAGTACGTTTGAGAATTGCAAGACATGGCTTACTCCACACTGAAGATAAG ATCACCGGCATTGGCATATTAGTGCAAGTCATGAAAAATAAACTAGCACCTGCAATGAAGCAAGCTAGTCTGGATTTAGGATTTGGCAGAGGCATTTGTTATGAAGCCGAGGTCTTGGAGATGGCTTCTAAGCATGGACTTGTTTTGAGAGAAGGAAATGGATACTGGATAGAAGGAGAGTTTCTCAAGGACCGGCAAGAAGCTGAACTATTTCTAGAGAAAAATAATGCTGTAGTAGATGAGTTTGTTCATACATTGAGAAGCCGATTGTTTCGGATAGCTGCATGA
- the LOC103714684 gene encoding glucan endo-1,3-beta-glucosidase — protein MTDLRSYSSSETLSARAIFMANQSIVSMAVTALFLGVLIAIPTSVHSIGVCYGRRGDNLPQPSEVVDLYKSNNIGGMRIYDPYQPTLEALGGSNIQLIVDVANEDLQNLASNPSAASDWVQNNIKAYPDVSFRYIAVGNEVIPAEDSAGYVLQAMNNIQSALSASGLQDKIKVSTSVAQSVLVTPYPPSAGAFSSDASQYLGPIINFLASNGSPLLVNVYPYLSYVGDMQDITIEYALFTSSGIVVPDGQFGYQNLFDAIVDAVYSALEKAGGSNVEVVVSESGWPSDGGGAATSVDNARTYNQNLINHVGQGTPKRSGKAIETYIFAMFNEDQKQPPGIEQNWGLFYPNKQPVYPINFS, from the exons ATGACGGATCTAAGGAGTTATAGTTCTAGTGAAACATTGTCTGCTAGAGCTATATTCATGGCAAACCAAAGTATTGTTTCCATGGCTGTGACAGCATTATTCCTTGGTGTCCTAATAGCAATCCCAAcaa GTGTGCATTCCATTGGTGTTTGTTATGGAAGACGTGGAGACAACCTGCCCCAACCTAGCGAGGTAGTGGATCTGTACAAATCTAACAACATTGGAGGGATGAGAATCTATGATCCATATCAACCTACTCTTGAAGCACTTGGAGGATCCAACATTCAACTCATCGTCGATGTCGCTAATGAAGATCTCCAAAATCTGGCCTCTAATCCTTCAGCAGCAAGCGATTGGGTCCAGAATAACATAAAGGCCTATCCAGATGTTTCATTTCGATACATCGCAGTCGGCAATGAAGTGATACCTGCTGAAGATTCAGCTGGATATGTGCTCCAAGCCATGAACAACATCCAGTCTGCTCTATCGGCCAGCGGTCTGCAAGACAAAATTAAAGTCTCAACTTCAGTTGCTCAAAGTGTCCTTGTGACACCATATCCTCCATCTGCTGGTGCATTCTCTTCTGATGCATCACAGTACTTAGGACCAATTATCAACTTTTTGGCTAGCAATGGATCACCACTCCTAGTAAATGTGTATCCCTACCTCAGCTACGTCGGCGACATGCAAGATATCACGATCGAATATGCCTTGTTTACTTCTTCAGGAATCGTTGTGCCGGATGGCCAATTCGGCTATCAGAACCTCTTCGATGCAATAGTCGATGCGGTCTACTCGGCATTAGAGAAGGCAGGAGGTTCTAATGTGGAAGTTGTGGTATCAGAGAGTGGTTGGCCTTCGGATGGTGGCGGTGCTGCAACATCGGTGGATAATGCACGGACATATAACCAGAATTTGATTAATCATGTTGGTCAAGGAACACCTAAGAGATCTGGAAAGGCTATAGAGACTTATATATTTGCCATGTTCAATGAGGACCAAAAGCAACCACCAGGGATAGAGCAGAACTGGGGTCTATTCTACCCAAATAAGCAACCTGTCTATCCAATCAATTTCAGTTAA
- the LOC103714692 gene encoding pentatricopeptide repeat-containing protein At4g20740: MPPATPGPPAAAPRKYYFFYGHRKPSQNRPVVRGGFFSNRKTLPPSSATATAPVPAPPPAAVDFRDWDPDRPSSPAVATPPSLAATDRRLCPLARYILDSLRRHRRWCPPILSDLRKLRRVPPDLVAEVLRARPLLDPAISTRFFHWAGSQKGFRHTFASYNALAYALNAARLFRVADQIPELMDSQGQPPSEKQLEILVRLHADAGRGLRIFHIYQKMRSKFGVKPRIFLYNRILDALIRTGHLDLALLVYDDLRADGLKEEAITFTILAKGLCRAGRIDQLLEILDRMRQELCRPDVFVYTAMVKALALEGNLAGCLRVWEEMKKDRVEADVMAYKTLVSGLCKAGKVEKARELFQEMKMKGFLIDQAVYGSLVDGCVAEGKVGDGCQLLKEMVADGYRADLGIYNSLIEGFCGIGRVDKAYKLFRIAVQEGLVPGFESVTPLLASYADANDMDKYFHLVDMLGKLGLPVMDHLSNFFTFFIEKGGTEFKALEMFEALKGKGFCSIEIYNILIACLHKIKERKRALLLFEEMKNSKDFSPDSCSYSHIIPCLVEEGNVREACSCFNLMKEMSWTPNVAAYCSLVEGLCRIGEINAALSLVKDCLGNVTSGPMEFKYALTVLNACRSKNPEKVVEILDEMMEQGYPLEDIVYCAIIHGFCKYASSGEARKVFAVMRDRKILSEVNFIVYEELLNEHLKKITAGLVVSGLKFFGLESKLKLTSNED, translated from the coding sequence ATGCCGCCCGCAACCCCTGGCCCCCCCGCGGCCGCCCCACGGAAGTACTACTTTTTCTACGGCCACCGCAAGCCCTCCCAGAACCGCCCCGTTGTCCGCGGCGGCTTCTTCTCCAACCGCAAAACCCTCCCCCCCTCCtccgccaccgccaccgccCCTGTCCCCGCCCCGCCACCCGCCGCCGTCGACTTCCGCGACTGGGATCCCGACCGCCCCTCCTCCCCCGCGGTGGCGACTCCCCCCTCCCTCGCCGCCACCgaccgccgcctctgcccgctggCCCGCTACATCCTCGACTCCCTCCGCCGACACCGCCGCTGGTGCCCCCCAATACTCTCCGATCTCCGCAAGCTCCGCCGCGTCCCCCCCGACCTCGTAGCCGAGGTCCTCCGCGCACGCCCCCTGCTCGACCCCGCCATTTCCACCCGATTCTTCCACTGGGCCGGCAGCCAGAAGGGCTTCCGCCATACCTTCGCCTCCTACAACGCCCTTGCCTACGCCCTCAATGCCGCCCGCCTCTTCCGCGTCGCCGACCAGATCCCGGAGCTCATGGACTCCCAGGGGCAGCCCCCCTCCGAGAAGCAGCTCGAGATCCTCGTCCGGTTGCACGCCGATGCCGGCCGCGGCCTCCGGATCTTCCACATCTATCAAAAAATGAGAAGTAAATTCGGCGTCAAGCCCCGAATTTTCTTGTACAATCGAATTTTGGACGCACTTATCCGCACCGGCCACCTCGACCTTGCCCTCTTGGTCTATGACGACCTCCGGGCTGACGGTCTCAAGGAGGAGGCTATCACCTTCACCATTCTTGCCAAGGGACTGTGCAGGGCAGGGAGAATTGATCAGCTTCTTGAGATTTTGGACCGAATGCGGCAGGAGCTGTGCCGGCCAGATGTTTTTGTATACACGGCGATGGTAAAGGCGCTGGCTTTGGAGGGGAATCTGGCTGGATGCTTGAGGGTATGGGAGGAGATGAAAAAGGATAGGGTGGAGGCCGATGTGATGGCGTATAAGACGCTTGTTTCAGGGCTGTGCAAGGCAGGGAAGGTGGAGAAAGCTCGTGAATTATTtcaggagatgaagatgaagggGTTCTTGATTGACCAGGCAGTGTATGGGTCGTTGGTCGATGGGTGTGTGGCAGAGGGGAAGGTTGGGGATGGTTGTCAGCTGTTGAAGGAGATGGTGGCGGATGGGTACCGGGCTGATTTGGGGATATACAATTCATTGATTGAGGGTTTTTGTGGCATTGGGAGGGTGGATAAGGCTTATAAGCTCTTCAGAATTGCAGTTCAGGAGGGGCTCGTCCCAGGCTTTGAGAGTGTTACTCCATTACTGGCTTCTTATGCTGACGCTAATGACATGGATAAGTATTTTCACCTGGTTGATATGCTGGGCAAATTAGGTTTGCCGGTTATGGATCATCTCTCTAACTTTTTCACATTCTTTATAGAGAAGGGAGGAACGGAATTCAAGGCTTTGGAGATGTTCGAGGCTTTGAAAGGAAAAGGGTTTTGCAGTATTGAAATTTACAATATTCTTATTGCATGCCTTCACAAGATTAAGGAGAGAAAGAGGGCATTATTGTTGTTTGAGGAAATGAAGAATTCAAAAGACTTTAGTCCAGATTCTTGTTCTTATAGTCATATAATTCCTTGTTTAGTAGAGGAAGGAAATGTTAGAGAGGCATGCTCCTGTTTTAATTTGATGAAGGAAATGTCCTGGACACCTAATGTGGCAGCTTATTGCTCGCTTGTGGAAGGGCTCTGTAGGATTGGGGAAATCAATGCGGCTCTTTCACTTGTTAAGGATTGTCTGGGAAATGTGACAAGCGGGCCTATGGAATTCAAGTATGCTTTGACTGTTCTTAACGCCTGCAGATCAAAGAATCCAGAGAAAGTTGTAGAAATCTTGGACGAGATGATGGAACAAGGTTATCCTCTGGAGGATATTGTATATTGTGCTATCATCCATGGTTTCTGCAAGTACGCAAGTTCAGGAGAAGCAAGAAAGGTGTTTGCAGTTATGAGAGATCGCAAGATTCTTTCGGAGGTTAATTTTATTGTTTATGAGGAATTACTTAATGAGCATTTGAAGAAGATCACTGCTGGCTTGGTGGTCTCTGGTTTGAAGTTTTTCGGtcttgagtcaaaattgaaGCTAACAAGCAATGAGGATTGA
- the LOC103714683 gene encoding uncharacterized protein LOC103714683 produces MARSILALSPPSHFNKYPAAAATFFPSRPSSSRTRALALAGSLRGGSRRRERELVVRAGPPSTNSLILAFVLPFSLIAGTIFTSIRIADRLDEKYLEELAKNQAIVEENEAAAAAAAEDDGKEAQVVERAIPAAAGVDGDGKILLQKEEEVAAVPRARNRPRRGA; encoded by the exons ATGGCTCGAAGCATTCTCGCTCTCAGTCCCCCGTCGCATTTCAACAAATACCCTGCTGCTGCTGCGACCTTCTTCCCCTCGCGCCCCTCTTCCTCCCGTACTCGTGCTCTTGCTCTCGCTGGAAGCCTTCGCGGCGGTAGTAGAAGGCGGGAGAGAGAGCTGGTGGTGAGGGCTGGGCCTCCGAGCACCAACAGCCTCATCCTCGCCTTCGTCCTCCCTTTCTCCctcatcgccggcaccatcttCACCTCCATCAGGATCGCCGATAGGCTTGATGAGAAGTACCTTGAGGAG CTTGCAAAGAACCAAGCAATAGTGGAAGAGAACGAAGCAGCAGCTGCAGCTGCTGCAGAAGATGATGGAAAGGAAGCACAAGTAGTGGAAAGGGCAATACCAGCAGCAGCAGGGGTTGATGGCGATGGCAAAATCTTGCtacaaaaagaggaggaagtgGCTGCTGTTCCACGAGCTCGCAACCGTCCCAGACGGGGAGCGTAA
- the LOC103714682 gene encoding ubiquitin carboxyl-terminal hydrolase 24-like isoform X2 has protein sequence MSDHKVLIFGSFTEDETRFFQRQLVENNVCPLEKAGSQFGSLDSASLNPSNGSNAEPKQTDSSVSSNDIQGSKLVSKDKRTKNEKAKISNNFKQDTGAQANGSPNSCISHDDGITENGSDTLDLASLQISDSEAANTELLSSPKVHQNGIQTPKYKSMLVGSSAVVNSVVDVPKISSEKAPSSERILPRGLINSGNLCFLNATLQALLSCSPFVQLLQDLRNRNIPKIGCPTLNAFVEFISDFDVPNDSSPKNNERGVLETGKPFSPIMFDPVLKKFTPDLPTGTLGRPRQEDAQEFLSFVMDQMHNELLKLDDHFSSSDGGKLPLVSYAEDDGWETVGPKNKSAVTRTQSFVPSELSAIFGGQLRSVVKATGNKASATVQPFLLLHLDIFSEAVHTIEDALHLFSAPETVEGYRTSAGKAGVVSASKSIKIRTLSKILILHLMRFSYGSTGSTKLHKPVRFPLELVLGRELLVSPSSESRKYELVATITHHGREPSKGHYTADARYSDGHWLRFDDASVAAVGTKKVLHDQAYVLFYRQV, from the exons ATGAGTGATCACAAG GTCCTAATATTTGGGTCATTCACTGAGGATGAGACTAGGTTCTTTCAAAGACAGTTAGTTGAAAACAATGTGTGTCCTTTGGAAAAGGCAGGATCGCAGTTCGGATCTTTAGACTCTGCTTCTCTAAATCCATCTAATGGTTCGAATGCTGAACCCAAACAAACTGATTCATCTGTAAGCTCAAATGATATCCAAGGTTCAAAGCTGGTTTCAAAGGACAAAAGGACCAAGAATGAAAAGGCCAAAATAAGTAATAATTTCAAACAGGATACAGGGGCCCAAGCAAATGGAAGCCCTAACTCTTGTATTTCCCATGATGATGGGATTACTGAAAATGGGAGCGACACTTTAGATTTAGCTTCTTTGCAAATATCGGATAGTGAAGCTGCCAATACAGAGTTGTTATCAAGCCCAAAGGTGCATCAGAATGGAATTCAAACACCTAAATACAAGAGCATGTTAGTTGGTTCCTCAGCAGTTGTGAATTCTGTGGTGGATGTTCCAAAAATATCAAGTGAGAAAGCACCATCATCTGAAAGAATACTTCCACGAGGCTTAATAAATTCAGGAAATCTATGCTTCCTTAATGCAACACTGCAGGCGCTTCTCTCCTGTTCACCATTTGTCCAGCTTTTGCAGGACCTAAGAAATCGAAATATTCCTAAG ATTGGCTGTCCAACATTAAATGCATTTGTGGAGTTTATCTCTGACTTCGACGTGCCTAATGATTCAAGCCCAAAGAATAATGAGAGAGGAGTTCTTGAAACTGGGAAGCCTTTCAGTCCCATTATGTTTGATCCTGTTCTGAAAAAGTTTACACCAGACTTGCCAACTGGAACATTAGGCAGGCCAAG ACAAGAAGATGCCCAGGAGTTTTTGAGTTTTGTCATGGATCAAATGCACAATGAACTGCTGAAGCTTGATGACCATTTTTCTAGTTCAGATGGAGGAAAATTGCCTCTGGTTTCCTATGCTGAAGATGATGGTTGGGAAACTGTTGGACCAAAAAACAAGTCTGCAGTGACCAGAACTCAGAGCTTTGTGCCATCTGAGTTAAGTGCAATTTTTGGGGGTCAATTAAGAAGTGTTGTGAAGGCCACAG GCAACAAGGCTTCAGCTACAGTTCAGCCCTTCCTTCTGCTCCATCTTGATATTTTTTCTGAAGCTGTTCATACTATTGAAGATGCACTTCATTTGTTTTCTGCTCCAGAAACTGTCGAAGGATACAGAACTTCAGCTGGCAAG GCAGGGGTGGTTAGTGCTAGCAAGTCTATAAAAATTCGGACACTTTCCAAGATATTGATACTTCATTTGATGAGATTTAGCTATGGAAGCACAGGAAGCACAAAATTGCACAAGCCTGTCCGGTTCCCCCTTGAGCTGGTACTTGGCCGTGAGTTACTTGTCTCTCCATCATCCGAG agCCGGAAGTATGAGCTGGTGGCCACCATCACTCACCATGGTAGAGAACCCTCTAAAGGTCATTATACTGCTGATGCCCGGTATTCCGATGGTCACTGGCTTCGGTTTGATGATGCATCTGTCGCAGCTGTCGGTACAAAGAAAGTTCTGCACGACCAGGCATATGTTCTCTTTTACAGACAAGTATAG
- the LOC103714682 gene encoding ubiquitin carboxyl-terminal hydrolase 24-like isoform X1: MSDHKQVLIFGSFTEDETRFFQRQLVENNVCPLEKAGSQFGSLDSASLNPSNGSNAEPKQTDSSVSSNDIQGSKLVSKDKRTKNEKAKISNNFKQDTGAQANGSPNSCISHDDGITENGSDTLDLASLQISDSEAANTELLSSPKVHQNGIQTPKYKSMLVGSSAVVNSVVDVPKISSEKAPSSERILPRGLINSGNLCFLNATLQALLSCSPFVQLLQDLRNRNIPKIGCPTLNAFVEFISDFDVPNDSSPKNNERGVLETGKPFSPIMFDPVLKKFTPDLPTGTLGRPRQEDAQEFLSFVMDQMHNELLKLDDHFSSSDGGKLPLVSYAEDDGWETVGPKNKSAVTRTQSFVPSELSAIFGGQLRSVVKATGNKASATVQPFLLLHLDIFSEAVHTIEDALHLFSAPETVEGYRTSAGKAGVVSASKSIKIRTLSKILILHLMRFSYGSTGSTKLHKPVRFPLELVLGRELLVSPSSESRKYELVATITHHGREPSKGHYTADARYSDGHWLRFDDASVAAVGTKKVLHDQAYVLFYRQV, translated from the exons ATGAGTGATCACAAG CAGGTCCTAATATTTGGGTCATTCACTGAGGATGAGACTAGGTTCTTTCAAAGACAGTTAGTTGAAAACAATGTGTGTCCTTTGGAAAAGGCAGGATCGCAGTTCGGATCTTTAGACTCTGCTTCTCTAAATCCATCTAATGGTTCGAATGCTGAACCCAAACAAACTGATTCATCTGTAAGCTCAAATGATATCCAAGGTTCAAAGCTGGTTTCAAAGGACAAAAGGACCAAGAATGAAAAGGCCAAAATAAGTAATAATTTCAAACAGGATACAGGGGCCCAAGCAAATGGAAGCCCTAACTCTTGTATTTCCCATGATGATGGGATTACTGAAAATGGGAGCGACACTTTAGATTTAGCTTCTTTGCAAATATCGGATAGTGAAGCTGCCAATACAGAGTTGTTATCAAGCCCAAAGGTGCATCAGAATGGAATTCAAACACCTAAATACAAGAGCATGTTAGTTGGTTCCTCAGCAGTTGTGAATTCTGTGGTGGATGTTCCAAAAATATCAAGTGAGAAAGCACCATCATCTGAAAGAATACTTCCACGAGGCTTAATAAATTCAGGAAATCTATGCTTCCTTAATGCAACACTGCAGGCGCTTCTCTCCTGTTCACCATTTGTCCAGCTTTTGCAGGACCTAAGAAATCGAAATATTCCTAAG ATTGGCTGTCCAACATTAAATGCATTTGTGGAGTTTATCTCTGACTTCGACGTGCCTAATGATTCAAGCCCAAAGAATAATGAGAGAGGAGTTCTTGAAACTGGGAAGCCTTTCAGTCCCATTATGTTTGATCCTGTTCTGAAAAAGTTTACACCAGACTTGCCAACTGGAACATTAGGCAGGCCAAG ACAAGAAGATGCCCAGGAGTTTTTGAGTTTTGTCATGGATCAAATGCACAATGAACTGCTGAAGCTTGATGACCATTTTTCTAGTTCAGATGGAGGAAAATTGCCTCTGGTTTCCTATGCTGAAGATGATGGTTGGGAAACTGTTGGACCAAAAAACAAGTCTGCAGTGACCAGAACTCAGAGCTTTGTGCCATCTGAGTTAAGTGCAATTTTTGGGGGTCAATTAAGAAGTGTTGTGAAGGCCACAG GCAACAAGGCTTCAGCTACAGTTCAGCCCTTCCTTCTGCTCCATCTTGATATTTTTTCTGAAGCTGTTCATACTATTGAAGATGCACTTCATTTGTTTTCTGCTCCAGAAACTGTCGAAGGATACAGAACTTCAGCTGGCAAG GCAGGGGTGGTTAGTGCTAGCAAGTCTATAAAAATTCGGACACTTTCCAAGATATTGATACTTCATTTGATGAGATTTAGCTATGGAAGCACAGGAAGCACAAAATTGCACAAGCCTGTCCGGTTCCCCCTTGAGCTGGTACTTGGCCGTGAGTTACTTGTCTCTCCATCATCCGAG agCCGGAAGTATGAGCTGGTGGCCACCATCACTCACCATGGTAGAGAACCCTCTAAAGGTCATTATACTGCTGATGCCCGGTATTCCGATGGTCACTGGCTTCGGTTTGATGATGCATCTGTCGCAGCTGTCGGTACAAAGAAAGTTCTGCACGACCAGGCATATGTTCTCTTTTACAGACAAGTATAG